From Quercus robur chromosome 8, dhQueRobu3.1, whole genome shotgun sequence:
taaatgcaaaattcatatgcaaatagtttgatacatgtaactaaaaataatattataacacaactaataagaattatttatttattcataagaattatttattttgttataataattattaaaatataataattatttttacatatattttataaattttgtcattaaaCCGTGCAACGCACGGGCCTTTaactagtgtgtgtgtatatatatatatatatatggcttaAAATGTACCTACTGTATGTATATTCTTTTCCATAAGCCGCCACCGCGCGGGGgatgtggggggggggggggtgcttTGGGCCCTTCTTGAGTCTGTCTTTGTATATAACTTtctcaacaaataaacaaaaaaaaaaaaaaaaaaagtcaccaaatcttttaaaactaaatgaaaattaaatatatgtcCAATTGAGGTTTTGCCTCAGCCTCGGATTCCTCCCAATAATAATTTGGTGTGTGAGAAATGTGActacatccaaacaagataaTAGTTGGATACTTGAATAGATTTAGATACATTCgttctataaaaaaaaggttaaaatacaaaactcaCCATCTAAGTttcattataattaattttagtaATCTAAGTTTCAAgttattcaattaaggttttTGTGCAaacttttgttaaatttttttatataaaaattatagaaaatatttttcaatcattaattggattttttagttaaaaaatttgaagaaaaaaattaaaattttagacaATTAAACGCAACGTTTAACAGAAGTTGATAAAGataccttaattgaataaacttgaaatttagaggactaaaatgaacaaaaataaagttaaaagactgaaatgaattgtgataaaatataaaagacgAGTTTTGCATTTaagccaaaattaaaataaaacagagCTGTTCTAAACTAGGTGTTTGGTAGAAGAGTTTGAATAATGttgtttgagtgtttttgatatacatgTAGGTGACAAAGTATGTTTAAAATGCTTTAAAAGTTGCTTAAAATGACCTACCAAACAggcattttatttattattatagaaaaaaacagaaacacaaaGGAGTAGCGAGTAATTAATAAGTTGTAACACAAAAGACAGGTTACAAACACCACTCAAAACTCAAGAGGCTTGATAAGTTTAaaggtttttttgtttgtttgtttgagaaACTATAAGTTTAAAGGTTGGATAGAAcaagtttagcaaaaaaaaaaaaggttggatAGAACAAGTTATGCTGCACGTCGGCTATGGCTGGGTTTGGATAGCCCGTCTGCGTTTTGTTGGTgcgtttccttctttttttttttttttttttttctcccagccgcaacttttgacccgGTCAGCTATGAACAGTGcacttgtgcactgttcacgggtcccacaaactccactttttatcaactttttcattaaaaatgggtcccacagcactattcacacatttaaaaattattttgctacagtgttttcagtttcagttttcagtttcagcaaaaataagttcaatccaaacggaccctatataAATCTGAATTCAACATTGAGAATTGAAGTCTAAAAGTAGTAGTGGTAAAAGTAACCAATACCTAACAATTCGcggattttaaaattaaaataaataaataaaaattattaataattaaaccCTTTCCatctctaaaaacaaaaacaaaaccaaaacctcTCTCACCACTGTTTCTCTAAAAAAGCTGCGCTAATAAATAATCTTACAGCCGATCACCTCCTGCTGCAGCTGCAGGTTTCCGGTAACCACTCctcctcattttcttctttacGCTACGCTTTCTGCGCTGAATTTAATATACCGTTTACGTGTTTAATTTGATATAGTTATCAGTTTATTGATGATAATACATCATGTCtctctaaattttctttttcataataGTGAGTGTGCTGTGCTGTGCTGTTCATTGATTTATCTTATGCGGGAAATAATGGAACAAATTAATACATACATATTTGATCATTTATTTATTGGCCGCCAAAGCAGCTTATAATAATTACAGCTTTGATCATCTCGTCTGGGTGATTCATAAATTTGCTACGTGACACTGATTTAcacataaaatcaaaacaaGAATAATTTCCCATTTCGGCCTTGGGAcaaagtttctttctttttatcacAATCCTGATGGTTGGTTTGGCGAGAGTGTATGTTAAATTAAAGTTGGTCTGAGTTTTAAGATAACCATCACTTGTTTCGATGGTCGTTATCCAGAGAAGTTTATCTTTTGATTTGGTTAGTGTAAAGCTAAGTAGCTTATCTTCAtggatttgaactttttttattGATTGGTCTGGGTTTTCACTTAAGTTGTCACAGCTGTTGTCGCTCTCTGAAACCACTCTGGTTCAGACCAGCTTGTTCCTTGCTATTGTTGCCTTTCTAGAACATTCTGGTTTCTCCATCTCCCATCAGTTTTCTGTCTCGTTGATAATATATATTGGGGGTAACatgaaaaaaatgttatatacaCTTTGGTATTTACTTATTGAAAAATTCTTGATCTATGGTTTCTTTATTTATGGTGTATGTATTTGTAAACTTTGAAGTCCACTTTCTAACATAGATAATACTCTATGCTGCTTAGTACGTTAGGTTGTAAAATTGgctaagagccttgtagctcaactagcacCTCCTGTTGTTTCCAAAGGAGATgtccagggttcaaatccctcTCTCCACAACTAtagaattattataaaaaaaaaaaaaaaaaaaaaagagttgtaaAACTGTAATGACTAAAGAGAATTGTGTGATGTACTCTCTTTCCTTTGTTAATGCTGTTATATTATATTAGAAGTGATTGAGCTATTGTCTCACTTGGATGATGAGTTAGAGTCTTGCTGACACCTTGGATTTTCTATGACTCTCTtccaattaattattgttttaacACATTGCACTAGATTAATCCTAAATGCccttaagttttctattttggtAGCTTGAGGGATAGGAAAAAGTATCTTATCTTGtatatctattttctttttttcaaaatgcgCTACTTTAGTAGTCAATTTATGGGGGATTATCTTCTACACAGTTTCTCTGAGCTGGGATGTTGGTTTTGCTGGAATTAGTGTTCTACAAATCTGTCATGTGAAtcttgacaaattttttatattttgaaagtCTGCAGGTAAATTTTATCATCCTTGAATTCTAATTCCTGGTGCCTTTTACAAGGGTTGAGGTATCTAAAACATTGGTTCCAGCAATATAGTACATGTCCACAATGGATCTGAATCGTAGAGGTATATCCTGGGTTGGAAATTTTTTCCAGAAGCTTGAAGCTGTGTGCCAAGAGGTGGATGATATTGTGAGCAAGGTAGCTTTGattctattttatctttttccaCAAGCTCTTCCCTATATTTTTTTGGTGCTCTTTAACTAATCCTCTCATGAGACTGGCATTTTCACTGTTTTCACTGGATGTTATTTGGTTGTTGTGTGTTTAAACAAATAACTTTGTTAGATGCACTGATGTAATCTGGTCCAACCCATCTTCAATTTAGTTGCAAGTAAGCTTTTGACTGCAGCTGATTTTCCtctcataatttttaattgcttTCATGTACAGGATACAGTTAAATATGTTGAAAACCAGTTGCAAAATATGGGTGGAAATGTGAAAAAGTTCTATTCCGATGTTGTCCAAGATGCATTAGTGGATTCTGTAAAGCGTGAAGCTCAAGCTGTGGCTTTGAAAAGTAATGCTGCTATTGGCACCTATTTGAAGTCAATGATGGGTGATGAAAAAAAGCAGGAAGTTACTGTCATAATGCAATCAAATGTGCAGCCTGAAGCAGTTGATCTTGTGACAAAACAGCTGCCAGATGCATTAAATGGGTCTCACCTTAAAAGTCTAACTCCTCCAACTTCTGTAGATTCTCTTGAGGAGGCAGTGACagacaaaactctccaaaaggTTGATGATGTTCCAACAAGAGAAAATCCAAATGAGAGCACTGAAGAAAATGCAATAGAGGAGTCTGCACCTGAGGTGTTGGAATTAAATTCTCCAGGTGATGAAGAATCCTCTGAAGCTTTATTTTCTGGTGAGTTTAATGTTGATAATCATGAAAATGCAATAGAGGAGTCTGCACCTGAGGTGTTGGAGTTAATTTCTCCAGGTGATGAAGAATCCtctgaaaatttattttctggtAAGTTTAATGATGATAATCATGAAAATGCATTTGGAGTTCTGGCTGAGGTTTCACCAGCATCTTCATTGCATAGTGTGGAGTTCCAATCTCGCCCAAAAATGGGAACAGTTTGTGATAGCCTTGTAGATGTCACTGAGGTTGTTTCTGATGTTTCAAGTGTTCTTACTTATTCTGAAACATCCTTTTCAGTTGTATATGGTGAGAAAATAATACAAGAGATGAGGCCTTTATCTGCCTGCAGTTCCCTGTTAGCAGAATCTTTTAGTCTGTCTGGAAAATCACCTGACAACTCCCTGGATGCATTATCTTGTAATTATTCTGGCGAATGTGTTTGTGATAATTCCAGTAAGCTCCCCTCTTCTCCACCAGCTCCAATTATCTCCTGTAAGAATAAGTCAGTCGAGTCAGGACTTGGTTCCTCCAGCAGTATAGTATCATTGGAATCCATTGGTtggtactttttctttttacattataaaaattttctatgtTTCCAATACAACTGGTGTAATTAACTAATATTTTGGCAGAAGAAGACACTTCCAGAATTAAGGAAATTTTGTCTCTGAATGAATCATCTGAATCTGCTCTAGGTGAGACTTTAATGTGCTTTCTTCCTTACCTTGCCCCTTCCCCTCAGTtggctctttttttatttatttatttatttttaatggtaaGTAACACACACATCCAATGGTTCCCATGACCTTACCCTCCATTCAATCCTTACGGGAAAAGGAAGTGCGTGAGCAAGAGCTCATCGGCCTTTTCTCTGATTTCTTTTTGGTAGTTATAAATaaatggtgatgatgatggttaTGATAATTGCTTATGTTGTTAGCCTTGAAGAATCTTAACCATAGTTTTGTAATCTAGCATTTTACTTTCTCCATTCCTTAGGCActgttttatcattttactgATTGCATTTAGGTCGATTCCAAAGTCTTTGTGGGGGTATCAAAGGCATGAATTTAGAGTTACCATAATACACTACTTTCTTGATTACTCAATCCCAAATGCGGTGACAATTTCATTACCAATGCACGAATTTTGGCGGTCTGAAGATTTCAGTCTTTTCCGTCTCTTATTTATACTTTTAAAGGTGTAAAGTAATGTTTGAATCTTATATACATTACAGATTTTCTGCAAGACTAGgttaaaatttgaaacattttaacttGAAGACCACTTTATTTAACGTCTAATAAGCCTATTCTAAGCATTTGACTTTCTTGGACATGTAGTATACAATATTCATGCACCTGTACCATGTATCACAATGGTCTTTCTTCTGGGTAATGTAGGGCTTGATTGCTCTTTGACAGCATTACTTTTGATGATGCAGAGCTTCCTTTGATATTCAGGAGCtcaaattatgttattttttcacatttactACATCATTCTAGCAGAACCTTGTGTTCTAGCCTTCTAGGCGGACAATGTATTATGTGGtaaattattgggttttttttttttttttttctcttgagcAGGTTCTATATGCATAAttcttttcacatttatttatgTATCATGTCAGTTGGTAATAATTATGTCTTCATATTCTCTAGTCTTTCGATTCATCTATCGTTCAGTTAGCATATAAATTTGAGATGTGTATTATGTggtaaattattgtttttttcttaagtaggTTCTATATACACAATTCTTTGAACCCTTATTTATGTCTCATGTCATGTGGTAATAATtatgttttcatatttttctagCCTTTTGATTCATCTATTGTTCAGTTAGCATATAAAATTGAGATGTGATTCTCTTAATCTTAGGATTATTTAGAATGATGGGCTCAGTTTGAGTACTATTGATTTTCTTTCTTGACCCAACTTGTATGAAATTTTACAGTAGCAATAAAGTTATTTGGATTGAAACATTtattccattcttttttttttcttttttttgtggcaTGTGATTCTCTGAATCCAGGTACAGATTTTGATTGTGTCTCTGGGAGTTGGATTTGTCCAACTTCCATTTTTTCAGCTTGGGGTTTATCCATTCTGACTGGCCTTTTACACCATATTTGGTTGCATAGAAGGGGAGGGAAGTGAAGAGAAGATCTTGAGGAAAgggaaattgaaaaaagaaaggggaaattactcaaaaaaaaggaaaagaaaagaaaggggaaagaaaatatttctcaGCGTGCTTGGATGTAGAGGgaaagagaaagggaaggaaaattactaaattataaattatcaattaattatgaagatataaaaattatttcataaaaagtcaaaatttttcaagggCATAAGAGTAATTTTATGGTTTAGTAAATGGTAAAAAATTGGTAGGACCCATAGAAACCCGTTCTCTCCACATTTCCTTTCTTTCCTCCCTTTCATTTTAACCAAGCAAAGGAGAATGGATCCTTTCTCTTCCCTTCTCTCCCCTTTcgtccaaaaagaaaaaaataataataataatgttagtGTTGGATGTTATCTAGAATGTTTACATCATTGGgtaaaaaaatccttttttacTTGGACATGGTCCTATGCATTCTGTTTCATagtcaattaaatttaatgttgAATACTACAGCAGTTGATGTATCATACACCTTTGGTACCAGAGGGAATGGTCGTCATTCTGTGTGGTTGAATATAATTGTAGCTAGTCTGATTCTcatgatatttttgtttctgACATAATGACTGGAATGCCCTTTGGACTGCATTAGCAAGGTTGGTTGATTGGAAATTATAGCTGACAATCCCTACACTTGCGATATCTTTTGTTGTTACCTTATCACTTATCACTAATAAAGCTTTTTTACAGGACATTCATATGACTGGAACAATGATATTAATGACCCTGATATGGAAACCATTGAATTGTGTGACAAGGTGAAGCTTGATGAAAGCTGTGTCATTGTAGAACCTAGTGAACTTTATGCTGTCTCTCATAGAGTGCGAAAGCTCAGATCGTACAGGGTACTCTCTTTTTCTGATAAAACTGTTCTTGTTGTATTTGTTTGAATGctaacataataaaaatgggTAGGAATGCACTGTCTAACATGCCCTCTTAAACATTAGTTTACAGTAATGAATTAGATATGATGAGTTCTAACCATGGAAACTGATCATCATTTTCCTGACcttaataacattttttgttaAGAGAAAAGGCCATATCCGTCAAATCTGATCGGCTTTATTATGCTTGATCTGTCAAAGTGAACTCATCAAATGGTGAGTTCTGTTCCTTTTTCTCATGTTGAAAGGGCACACTTGTTTGGAATTTCAATATATCAATACATAGAATGTACTTAAGTGAAACCTATTTGGAACATGTTTTTTGGAGTTATTATGGCTTTTGAAAGCAATAATTTTCTTGTATGTACTTCAGCATTAAGGAATTGTGCTTCTTGGAAACTATATTAGAATCTTTTATGCcttaaattgatttatttttaacttttcattgAAGAGTTTGGCAACtgaatccttttatttttattatttttataattactctCTCCCCGTATTAGAAAAAGATTCAAGATGCATTTGCTTCAAAGAAGAGACTGGTGAAGGAATATGAACAACTAGCAATTTGGTATGGAGATGTTGACATGGGGTCTAGCAAAGATGGATCACAACCTCTTTTGACATCTACCCCTGCAAAATCCTTAAACTCGAAAAATTTGCAATTAGAACTTTCATATGACACCGAATGGGAGCTTCTGTAGATAAACAATAAACCTCTGTATATAGCTGCAATTAGACTGGTCAGAGAGTGTATTTCCTGTGCAGATGAGGCTCCCACTTTCAATGTACACATGCAAAAATAAGGAAGTTCAATGACTGTTTCAGTTCTAGATTAATAGTATTCTTTTCTGGTTAAGTTTCGAAATACTGCAACATCTTTGGGGTACAAGGTAATTATACTCTTTTACTAATAATGCATACATTAGTACTTGTGGATGTAGTCATTGCTTTTTCTCCCTATTTGAGCTGTggcctttctttttttgaaagaaaatcctcccatttcaaaaaattgataaacaagATTGCAATTTTGAATCCTCAGCAACATGTAATGCTGCCTCCTAAATTTTATGGAGGGTTGCATCACATTTCTTGGTGTagttttaatttacaaaaaaccgtgataatttttcaacaaataagcaTACAAAATCTCATTCCATGTATCAGGTACTCCTGGTAAGCACCAGTGAATGCaatctgcaaatttttttggatcAGATCTCTGTTCCTTAGTCAAGAGCTTTCCCTTGCGTTCCCCATAAATTGATGTGTGAGCATCCTTTCGAAACTCTGACAATTGTGTAATATTCATAAGTGTTACATTGACTTTTAATTGTTGTAATATGTCATGTACTATGTCCATGATCTTGAGGCTTGAGCCAGTGCCCCAGTATGGACCTTGGATTGGGTCTGACTCACTGAAGCAGTTTCCATCACTTCCAGGCTTCCATTCCCAGCTCCTacatccaaaaagaaaaagaaaaaaaaa
This genomic window contains:
- the LOC126695148 gene encoding uncharacterized protein LOC126695148 isoform X3 codes for the protein MSTMDLNRRGISWVGNFFQKLEAVCQEVDDIVSKDTVKYVENQLQNMGGNVKKFYSDVVQDALVDSVKREAQAVALKSNAAIGTYLKSMMGDEKKQEVTVIMQSNVQPEAVDLVTKQLPDALNGSHLKSLTPPTSVDSLEEAVTDKTLQKVDDVPTRENPNESTEENAIEESAPEVLELNSPGDEESSEALFSVVYGEKIIQEMRPLSACSSLLAESFSLSGKSPDNSLDALSCNYSGECVCDNSSKLPSSPPAPIISCKNKSVESGLGSSSSIVSLESIEEDTSRIKEILSLNESSESALGHSYDWNNDINDPDMETIELCDKVKLDESCVIVEPSELYAVSHRVRKLRSYRKKIQDAFASKKRLVKEYEQLAIWYGDVDMGSSKDGSQPLLTSTPAKSLNSKNLQLELSYDTEWELL
- the LOC126695148 gene encoding uncharacterized protein LOC126695148 isoform X2, which gives rise to MSTMDLNRRGISWVGNFFQKLEAVCQEVDDIVSKDTVKYVENQLQNMGGNVKKFYSDVVQDALVDSVKREAQAVALKSNAAIGTYLKSMMGDEKKQEVTVIMQSNVQPEAVDLVTKQLPDALNGSHLKSLTPPTSVDSLEEAVTDKTLQKVDDVPTRENPNESTEENAIEESAPEVLELNSPGDEESSEALFSGEFNVDNHENAIEESAPEVLELISPGDEESSENLFSVVYGEKIIQEMRPLSACSSLLAESFSLSGKSPDNSLDALSCNYSGECVCDNSSKLPSSPPAPIISCKNKSVESGLGSSSSIVSLESIEEDTSRIKEILSLNESSESALGHSYDWNNDINDPDMETIELCDKVKLDESCVIVEPSELYAVSHRVRKLRSYRKKIQDAFASKKRLVKEYEQLAIWYGDVDMGSSKDGSQPLLTSTPAKSLNSKNLQLELSYDTEWELL
- the LOC126695148 gene encoding uncharacterized protein LOC126695148 isoform X4, with the protein product MSTMDLNRRGISWVGNFFQKLEAVCQEVDDIVSKDTVKYVENQLQNMGGNVKKFYSDVVQDALVDSVKREAQAVALKSNAAIGTYLKSMMGDEKKQEVTVIMQSNVQPEAVDLVTKQLPDALNGSHLKSLTPPTSVDSLEEAVTDKTLQKVDDVPTRENPNESTEENAIEESAPEVLELNSPVVYGEKIIQEMRPLSACSSLLAESFSLSGKSPDNSLDALSCNYSGECVCDNSSKLPSSPPAPIISCKNKSVESGLGSSSSIVSLESIEEDTSRIKEILSLNESSESALGHSYDWNNDINDPDMETIELCDKVKLDESCVIVEPSELYAVSHRVRKLRSYRKKIQDAFASKKRLVKEYEQLAIWYGDVDMGSSKDGSQPLLTSTPAKSLNSKNLQLELSYDTEWELL
- the LOC126695148 gene encoding uncharacterized protein LOC126695148 isoform X1, encoding MSTMDLNRRGISWVGNFFQKLEAVCQEVDDIVSKDTVKYVENQLQNMGGNVKKFYSDVVQDALVDSVKREAQAVALKSNAAIGTYLKSMMGDEKKQEVTVIMQSNVQPEAVDLVTKQLPDALNGSHLKSLTPPTSVDSLEEAVTDKTLQKVDDVPTRENPNESTEENAIEESAPEVLELNSPGDEESSEALFSGEFNVDNHENAIEESAPEVLELISPGDEESSENLFSGKFNDDNHENAFGVLAEVSPASSLHSVEFQSRPKMGTVCDSLVDVTEVVSDVSSVLTYSETSFSVVYGEKIIQEMRPLSACSSLLAESFSLSGKSPDNSLDALSCNYSGECVCDNSSKLPSSPPAPIISCKNKSVESGLGSSSSIVSLESIEEDTSRIKEILSLNESSESALGHSYDWNNDINDPDMETIELCDKVKLDESCVIVEPSELYAVSHRVRKLRSYRKKIQDAFASKKRLVKEYEQLAIWYGDVDMGSSKDGSQPLLTSTPAKSLNSKNLQLELSYDTEWELL